The proteins below come from a single Streptomyces spongiicola genomic window:
- a CDS encoding phage portal protein, translated as MRRLRDLIIDTWGALSYKPAFRQAADCRLGHLPGHVGASWVPEADIRRLTAYTVLAAYDTNQAAALLGEDGTDRREYGDPTLVVDQTLTHLIGETQQIVVGGADDSEVARAAESLLREWAEHEHLWMRMQHAERNAVLLGDTVYLLAWSRAKGRPTLKTIDPGFYFPVLPDDAVDADEYPTRVHLAWETPADPASGRKATLRRVTYELGPVDADSNAARTYPWSARPADITCYLTDAEWDLEQVDRAGAIDALSLRRARFRTNADGELLDRLDLHIDFIPIVHVPNTINGAEHFGQSTLLKATQLLDDLGAADTDSQRASATTGSPIIGLSGARLPVDRASGRPLPVQVEPGMVWPLGETGQLTTVDTSAQLSELRAYVEALRDRLSVVTRLPASVLGTMDAAQAASGYAMQLSFGPLDAMVRSMRLARAAKYPLLLKMVLRLYQAAGVLPPGQQPHASITFGSYLPTDQASVLDLVVKGVTAGVLSLETGVRMLVDAGFPIEDAAEEVARIWEQRETELGTGGTVNEM; from the coding sequence ATGCGACGGTTGCGCGACTTGATCATCGATACCTGGGGGGCGTTGTCCTACAAGCCGGCGTTTCGACAGGCCGCAGACTGCCGTCTTGGACACCTGCCCGGCCATGTCGGCGCATCCTGGGTGCCGGAGGCCGATATTCGTCGCCTCACCGCATACACGGTGCTCGCCGCGTACGACACCAACCAGGCCGCCGCCCTGCTCGGCGAGGACGGTACAGACCGGCGCGAGTACGGGGATCCGACGCTGGTTGTCGACCAGACCTTGACGCACCTCATCGGCGAGACGCAGCAGATCGTCGTTGGCGGGGCGGACGACAGCGAGGTGGCACGTGCGGCCGAGTCCCTGCTGCGGGAGTGGGCAGAGCACGAGCATCTGTGGATGCGGATGCAGCACGCCGAGCGCAATGCCGTCCTGCTCGGCGACACCGTGTACCTGTTGGCGTGGTCGCGGGCGAAGGGACGCCCGACCCTGAAGACGATCGACCCGGGCTTCTACTTCCCCGTGCTGCCCGACGACGCCGTCGACGCGGACGAGTACCCGACGCGAGTCCACCTGGCGTGGGAGACACCGGCCGATCCGGCATCGGGCCGGAAGGCCACGCTGCGCCGTGTCACGTACGAGCTCGGGCCGGTCGATGCCGACTCCAACGCGGCCCGCACGTATCCGTGGTCCGCGCGGCCCGCCGACATCACCTGCTACCTGACGGATGCCGAATGGGACCTGGAGCAGGTCGACCGCGCGGGCGCCATCGACGCGCTCTCGTTGCGCCGAGCCCGGTTCCGTACCAACGCGGACGGGGAGCTGCTCGACCGGCTCGACCTGCACATCGACTTCATCCCGATCGTCCATGTACCGAACACCATCAACGGCGCCGAGCACTTCGGCCAGTCGACCTTGCTGAAGGCCACTCAGCTCCTCGACGATCTGGGCGCTGCCGACACGGACAGCCAGCGTGCCTCGGCGACCACCGGTTCACCGATCATCGGCCTCTCCGGCGCCCGGCTGCCGGTCGACCGTGCTTCGGGCCGACCACTGCCGGTACAGGTGGAGCCGGGAATGGTCTGGCCACTCGGCGAGACCGGCCAGCTCACCACGGTGGACACCTCGGCCCAGCTCTCCGAACTCCGCGCCTATGTGGAGGCACTACGCGACCGGCTGTCAGTGGTCACCCGGCTTCCGGCCAGCGTGCTCGGCACCATGGATGCCGCGCAGGCGGCCTCCGGCTACGCGATGCAGCTGAGCTTCGGTCCGCTGGACGCCATGGTCCGCTCCATGCGGCTCGCGCGGGCGGCCAAGTATCCGCTGCTGCTGAAGATGGTGCTCCGCCTCTACCAGGCCGCCGGTGTGCTGCCGCCGGGGCAGCAGCCGCACGCGTCCATCACCTTCGGCTCCTATCTGCCGACCGATCAGGCCAGCGTCCTCGACCTGGTGGTCAAAGGTGTCACGGCCGGTGTCCTCTCCCTTGAGACGGGAGTGCGCATGCTCGTGGACGCCGGCTTCCCCATCGAGGACGCGGCAGAGGAGGTCGCCCGTATCTGGGAGCAGCGCGAGACGGAGCTCGGGACTGGCGGGACCGTCAACGAGATGTAG
- a CDS encoding head decoration protein, whose translation MDLQLTTYSESATADRPWLASRHGLDTPLTITLDTTLFTEGTHYTPPAPGQPRNVMRSGVPLGRLTATGLYGPWDAAATDGRAAFTGVLLADVAFAPGSGHAGAALLWHGVIAAAHVPGGLDPATITASAAQIHFV comes from the coding sequence GTGGATCTTCAGCTGACCACCTACTCCGAGTCCGCCACCGCCGACCGCCCCTGGCTGGCATCCCGGCATGGACTCGACACCCCACTCACCATCACCCTCGACACCACGCTCTTCACCGAGGGCACCCACTACACCCCACCCGCCCCCGGACAGCCCCGCAACGTCATGAGGTCCGGCGTCCCGCTGGGCCGCCTGACCGCGACCGGCCTGTACGGGCCGTGGGACGCAGCTGCCACCGACGGCCGCGCCGCCTTCACCGGCGTCCTCCTCGCGGACGTCGCCTTCGCCCCGGGCAGCGGACATGCCGGCGCGGCCCTGCTCTGGCACGGCGTGATCGCCGCCGCCCACGTACCCGGCGGACTCGACCCGGCCACCATCACCGCCTCTGCCGCGCAGATCCACTTCGTCTGA
- a CDS encoding major capsid protein, with product MLDTLLRDIDAADLNAFARTMTTPADFELTRAVMPERRLNSVKFRIKSSKRRVNAAKFRAYDAETAVARRQAEKIITEGMLPPLGQKLIVGELEQILLDTSRGADASEFVELLYDDIERHVESIHNRMELAAGDLLIDGKFSLNGENGLTLEADFGVPAANMPTAAKPWSDPTSDPIADELRWIEYLRSIGAPLPARVITSYKARATLAANDAYRAAYYGSVNGSTTPTAVLAPNEVEVVRARYNLPPITVYDVQISVDDTYQRVIPEDRWILLPPNPESWAETQYGITAESLVLTSGTNPAITREDAPGIVITAGHQDDPVQVWTKGSAVAMPVLYVPDIHITAKVL from the coding sequence ATGCTCGACACCCTGCTGCGCGACATCGACGCGGCCGACCTCAACGCCTTCGCCCGCACTATGACCACCCCGGCCGACTTCGAGCTGACCCGCGCCGTCATGCCCGAACGACGCCTGAACTCAGTCAAGTTCCGCATCAAGAGCAGCAAGCGGCGCGTGAACGCCGCGAAGTTCCGCGCGTATGACGCCGAGACTGCCGTCGCCCGCCGTCAGGCCGAGAAGATCATCACTGAGGGCATGCTGCCGCCCCTCGGTCAGAAGCTGATCGTCGGCGAGCTGGAGCAGATCCTCCTGGACACGTCCCGCGGCGCCGACGCTTCGGAGTTCGTCGAGCTGCTCTACGACGACATCGAGCGGCACGTCGAGTCCATCCACAACCGCATGGAACTCGCCGCCGGTGACCTCCTCATCGACGGCAAGTTCAGCCTCAACGGCGAGAACGGGCTCACCCTGGAGGCCGACTTCGGCGTCCCCGCCGCCAACATGCCCACTGCCGCAAAGCCCTGGTCCGACCCGACCAGCGACCCCATCGCCGACGAACTGCGCTGGATCGAGTACCTCCGTTCCATCGGCGCCCCGCTCCCGGCCCGCGTCATCACCTCATACAAGGCCCGCGCGACCCTGGCGGCGAACGACGCGTACCGCGCGGCGTACTACGGCAGCGTCAACGGCTCCACCACCCCGACCGCGGTCCTCGCCCCCAACGAGGTCGAGGTCGTCCGCGCCCGCTACAACCTCCCGCCGATCACCGTCTACGACGTGCAGATCTCCGTCGACGACACCTACCAGCGCGTGATCCCGGAAGACCGCTGGATCCTGCTGCCGCCGAACCCGGAGTCCTGGGCGGAGACCCAGTACGGCATCACCGCCGAGTCCCTGGTGCTCACCTCCGGCACCAACCCGGCCATCACCCGCGAGGACGCCCCCGGCATCGTCATCACCGCCGGCCACCAGGACGACCCGGTCCAGGTCTGGACGAAGGGCTCCGCCGTCGCCATGCCCGTCCTCTACGTCCCCGACATCCACATCACCGCGAAGGTCCTGTGA
- a CDS encoding AbrB/MazE/SpoVT family DNA-binding domain-containing protein, giving the protein MGGTLREPAEVTIGEDGTVSLPLGLLAEAGLSPGSRILAYSRGDGCIVLRREQDAMDELLDTGELG; this is encoded by the coding sequence GTGGGCGGCACGCTGCGGGAACCAGCCGAGGTCACCATCGGTGAGGACGGAACCGTCTCCCTGCCCCTCGGGCTCCTTGCCGAGGCAGGTCTGTCCCCGGGAAGCCGCATCCTTGCGTACAGCCGGGGCGACGGCTGCATCGTCCTCCGACGTGAGCAGGATGCCATGGATGAGCTGCTGGATACCGGCGAACTCGGCTGA
- a CDS encoding very short patch repair endonuclease, whose protein sequence is MTKQLPQPDPAPWTPPEGSWASSAANRRSMLGNRNRDTSPERALRSLVHAAGLRYRVAAKPLPCMRRTADMVFRPVRVAVFVDGCFWHGCPEHFVLPKTNPDYWRDKIGRNVQRDRDTDARLDEAGWLVLRFWEHESAEACSRAVYEAVAARRAALASGRS, encoded by the coding sequence ATGACCAAGCAGCTCCCTCAGCCGGACCCTGCGCCCTGGACACCCCCCGAGGGCTCCTGGGCGTCCTCCGCTGCGAACCGCCGAAGCATGCTCGGCAACCGCAATCGCGACACCTCACCTGAACGCGCCTTGCGGTCTCTCGTCCACGCTGCCGGCCTGCGCTACCGCGTCGCAGCCAAGCCTCTGCCATGCATGCGACGCACCGCCGACATGGTGTTCCGCCCGGTACGCGTCGCCGTTTTCGTCGACGGGTGCTTCTGGCACGGGTGCCCCGAGCACTTTGTGCTGCCGAAGACGAATCCTGACTACTGGCGCGACAAGATCGGGCGCAACGTCCAACGCGATCGCGACACAGACGCCCGCCTCGATGAAGCAGGCTGGCTGGTCCTGAGGTTCTGGGAGCACGAATCGGCAGAGGCGTGTTCGCGGGCCGTCTACGAAGCAGTCGCGGCCCGGCGGGCGGCTTTGGCCAGCGGCAGGTCTTGA
- a CDS encoding IS5 family transposase, producing MQNATVVLSDRPLPDLRFAAECDCLAHLYGNAGDRPLRARVYATDLTDEEWQIVRRVMPVPGWLCGRGGNPEGFCHREMIDAVRYFVDNGIEWRAMPPDFPPWSAVYAFQHRWHTDELLDVLHERLREQVRIVEGRDDPEPSAAIVDSQSLRGASTLTGERRGYDGAKNVSGSKRHIAVDCLGLLLVVMVTAADLQDRDAGVALLERVRSLFTRVRLVWADSGYAGALVDWALHALGMKVEVSRRGDDRAGFVVIPRRWVVERTFAWLVNCRRLVRDYERTAAAHESYVKWAMVTLMTRRLAAADHEAAAGRARRV from the coding sequence ATGCAGAACGCTACCGTCGTCCTGTCCGATCGTCCGTTGCCCGACCTGCGGTTCGCCGCGGAGTGTGACTGTCTCGCTCACTTGTACGGCAATGCCGGTGACCGGCCGCTGCGGGCCCGCGTCTACGCGACCGATCTGACGGACGAGGAATGGCAGATCGTCCGGCGGGTGATGCCTGTGCCGGGCTGGCTGTGTGGCCGCGGGGGCAACCCGGAGGGTTTCTGCCACCGCGAAATGATCGATGCGGTGCGGTACTTCGTCGACAACGGCATCGAGTGGAGGGCGATGCCGCCCGACTTCCCGCCCTGGTCGGCCGTCTACGCATTCCAGCATCGCTGGCACACGGACGAGCTCCTGGACGTGCTGCACGAGAGGCTGCGGGAGCAGGTACGCATCGTGGAAGGGCGGGACGATCCCGAGCCGAGTGCGGCGATCGTCGATTCCCAGTCCCTGCGCGGCGCCTCCACCCTGACCGGGGAGCGGCGCGGGTACGACGGGGCGAAGAATGTGTCGGGTTCCAAGCGTCACATCGCCGTGGACTGTCTGGGTCTGCTGCTGGTGGTGATGGTCACCGCCGCGGACCTGCAGGACCGCGACGCGGGTGTGGCCCTCCTGGAACGGGTGCGTTCCCTGTTCACGCGGGTGCGTCTGGTGTGGGCCGACAGCGGCTATGCGGGCGCCCTGGTGGATTGGGCCCTGCACGCCCTCGGCATGAAGGTCGAGGTGTCCCGCCGCGGCGACGACAGAGCCGGCTTCGTGGTGATCCCGAGACGTTGGGTGGTCGAGCGCACGTTCGCCTGGCTGGTGAACTGCCGTCGCCTGGTGCGTGATTACGAGCGCACCGCCGCCGCCCACGAGAGCTACGTGAAGTGGGCCATGGTCACCCTCATGACCCGCCGCCTGGCCGCCGCGGACCACGAGGCGGCCGCCGGACGGGCCCGGCGGGTGTGA
- a CDS encoding GmrSD restriction endonuclease domain-containing protein: MAVERTNRDVRTLITQIAAGEIMLPEIQRGYVWKASQVARLVESLYRGYPAGSLLFWKTGQLAETREAAIGAPQALPSVMPLYLLDGQQRLTSLYRVLTDHPEAQVVFNIETEVFQNQSAATRRDKKWIKVYDVVGEGADVFAVHGELKAAGLGLPDAEIGRRLNALQKITQRDFHMEVLHDFEYEEVAQIFVRVNSGGRALKTTDLALATLSARSPGFLGQLEAESARWAERGYALDVNFLIKALTLSLSISGKRSSSVARLTAASKESVEAGWDKVRRGLTRVVPLLQEKLLIPTTALIPSLAALHPLVVYYGRRPVGADVAPDVEDGMLYWFMAATARSRYGGVTDTLVTQDIRALDAEDPVRALLANLGVRESGITVSADDLTGRNHQSPYLMFCYLAAAHASASDWWDGSPVSVAADGSGKPQYSLVHPASTLRGHRNKYSTAEINELANIVFVSQETAKNIIGNRSPEAYVRDVPASDLAAHSVPEAQEVLGAARYRDFLGARRALLAARITTLLNGFRPAFLAGGASRTGDASPDRSLVLSGYSTAGRAVLAARAEAAGQSWVCWINTAEFDAALDAAAAGLASDVSIGGDTAPMRVDDEGGVTLALGPFLVRGSLDQWRSAVKDAFDDAQPLTACPEPTDEQWPGEPEEFLLSEAAVRSA, encoded by the coding sequence ATGGCGGTTGAACGTACGAACAGGGATGTCCGGACGCTCATCACGCAGATCGCAGCCGGGGAGATCATGCTCCCCGAGATCCAGCGCGGCTACGTGTGGAAAGCGTCGCAGGTCGCCAGGCTCGTCGAGTCGCTGTACCGCGGATACCCTGCGGGCTCGCTCCTCTTCTGGAAGACCGGTCAGCTCGCAGAGACCCGCGAGGCGGCCATCGGCGCCCCGCAAGCGCTGCCCAGCGTGATGCCGCTCTACCTGCTGGACGGGCAGCAGCGCCTCACCTCGCTCTACCGGGTCCTCACCGATCACCCGGAAGCCCAAGTCGTGTTCAACATCGAGACCGAGGTCTTTCAGAACCAGAGCGCGGCCACCCGGCGCGACAAGAAGTGGATCAAGGTCTACGACGTCGTCGGAGAAGGGGCCGACGTGTTCGCTGTACACGGCGAGCTCAAGGCGGCCGGGCTCGGCCTTCCGGACGCCGAGATAGGCCGCCGCCTCAATGCGCTGCAGAAGATCACACAGCGCGACTTCCACATGGAAGTGCTCCACGACTTCGAGTACGAGGAAGTCGCGCAGATCTTCGTGCGGGTGAACAGCGGTGGACGTGCGCTCAAGACCACGGACCTCGCCCTTGCGACGCTGTCTGCCCGCTCTCCGGGCTTCCTGGGCCAGTTGGAGGCGGAGTCCGCTCGCTGGGCCGAGCGGGGATACGCCCTCGACGTCAATTTCCTCATCAAGGCCCTCACGCTGAGCTTGTCGATCTCCGGCAAGCGGTCGTCTTCTGTTGCCAGGCTGACGGCGGCGAGCAAGGAATCGGTCGAGGCCGGGTGGGACAAGGTTCGCCGCGGGCTCACCCGTGTCGTGCCCCTGCTCCAGGAGAAGCTCCTCATCCCGACCACCGCTCTCATCCCGTCGCTAGCCGCCCTGCACCCCTTGGTGGTCTACTACGGCCGCCGACCAGTGGGAGCGGACGTCGCGCCTGATGTTGAGGACGGGATGCTCTACTGGTTCATGGCCGCCACGGCCCGCAGCCGCTACGGCGGTGTGACGGACACGCTGGTGACACAAGACATCAGGGCGCTCGATGCCGAAGATCCGGTGCGGGCCCTGCTCGCCAATCTCGGCGTCCGTGAAAGCGGCATCACCGTGAGCGCTGACGATCTCACGGGGCGCAACCACCAGAGTCCGTACCTCATGTTCTGCTATCTGGCTGCGGCCCATGCCAGTGCGAGTGACTGGTGGGACGGCAGTCCCGTCTCGGTTGCTGCTGACGGGTCCGGTAAGCCCCAATACAGCCTGGTACATCCCGCATCGACGCTGAGGGGCCATCGCAACAAGTATTCGACTGCGGAGATCAACGAGCTCGCCAACATCGTCTTCGTCTCGCAGGAGACAGCGAAGAACATCATCGGGAACCGTTCGCCGGAGGCATACGTCCGGGATGTGCCTGCGAGCGATCTCGCCGCTCACTCCGTTCCCGAGGCCCAAGAGGTCTTGGGCGCGGCAAGGTACCGCGACTTCCTCGGCGCCCGCAGGGCGCTGCTCGCTGCACGGATCACCACGCTGCTCAACGGCTTCCGCCCGGCCTTCCTCGCCGGAGGCGCCTCCCGGACAGGAGACGCCTCCCCGGACCGCTCCTTGGTTCTCAGCGGGTACTCAACCGCCGGACGGGCCGTGCTGGCCGCCCGGGCGGAAGCCGCGGGGCAGAGCTGGGTGTGCTGGATCAACACCGCCGAATTCGATGCCGCGTTGGATGCCGCTGCTGCTGGCCTCGCCAGCGATGTGTCCATCGGCGGCGACACAGCCCCCATGCGGGTCGATGACGAAGGCGGCGTGACTCTCGCCCTCGGTCCGTTCCTTGTCCGCGGTTCGCTCGACCAATGGCGTTCCGCAGTCAAGGACGCATTCGACGATGCGCAGCCTCTGACGGCGTGCCCTGAACCTACTGACGAGCAATGGCCGGGAGAACCTGAGGAGTTCCTGCTCTCGGAGGCCGCAGTCCGCAGTGCCTGA
- a CDS encoding DUF3883 domain-containing protein produces MRALFTAHSDFSDLTPTQYDAAYAWLRETGLLDEPHSSVPAHRRVFDAAIAHSGAPWLPDADLLVRGPDELPDDALRAAEALGLSESEAYAQLAAVWGKVDAGERARIGAAGELALVDLLTASVEARVEHVAAWSDGYGYDIAIRASRHRAHLEVKTTLRRSRLTVYVSRNEYETMLRDPDWELVAVRLTPDLHLQAVATVPKDWIAARVPADQSAQGRWESCRFDVPPDVPVPGIPRVTPVLAEGASKLLGGAADWPG; encoded by the coding sequence GTGCGCGCCCTGTTCACCGCGCACAGCGACTTCAGCGACCTCACCCCGACCCAGTACGACGCGGCGTACGCGTGGCTCCGTGAAACCGGGCTGCTCGATGAACCGCACAGCAGCGTCCCCGCGCACCGCCGGGTCTTCGACGCCGCCATCGCGCACAGCGGTGCGCCATGGCTTCCGGATGCTGACCTTCTGGTCCGCGGGCCGGACGAACTGCCCGACGACGCACTGCGCGCGGCTGAGGCCCTCGGCCTCAGCGAGAGCGAGGCATACGCCCAACTTGCCGCCGTTTGGGGAAAAGTGGACGCGGGCGAGCGCGCGCGCATCGGAGCAGCAGGCGAGCTGGCCCTCGTTGATCTGCTGACCGCCTCAGTCGAAGCCCGTGTGGAGCATGTAGCGGCCTGGTCCGACGGCTACGGCTATGACATCGCAATCCGCGCTTCCCGGCACCGTGCGCACCTGGAAGTGAAGACCACCCTGCGCCGCAGCCGCCTGACGGTCTACGTCTCGCGGAACGAGTACGAGACCATGCTGCGCGACCCGGATTGGGAACTGGTAGCGGTCCGGCTGACCCCCGATCTGCATCTGCAGGCGGTTGCGACGGTGCCGAAGGACTGGATCGCCGCCCGGGTTCCCGCAGACCAGAGTGCGCAGGGGCGCTGGGAGTCGTGCCGGTTCGATGTGCCGCCCGACGTACCAGTGCCGGGGATACCTCGCGTAACCCCTGTACTGGCAGAAGGCGCCTCGAAACTCCTTGGTGGCGCCGCTGATTGGCCCGGTTAG
- a CDS encoding DEAD/DEAH box helicase produces MAAGAAGPSLSIEFGDSVTKARLRAGSGYEEALRRLALRFGSSVQRSPGTVEIEIDELLTNLVVLATWPQPSSVAWDPQLAALATDSAKDAQTVARRLDPATDGAGEMDPAQIDSVLGPAWTADLTSFQRRDIAKLLSLRHGANFSVPGAGKTRVGLAVFHALRQAKGVERLLIVGPKSCYESWQYENQECLDEPLSMDVFSRNTYPAADSLIVNYERLDGAVNELGQWLAARPSMLLLDEAHRMKLGAQGTYGAACLALGPRARHRLILTGTPAPNGVKDLENLFGFVWPGHGRQKVVQAVAGGDLAKASQVLRPLFTRTTKGELGLPPVTTTLRPVPMPPLHQEVYEALIGRFSARAAGHEGDFQTLGKIIVYMLMAATSPALLSVGTTRHEPLAYQVPPFSVPEGTPLFELMRDLPSYEMSPKYQEVLAIVAENAAHGRKTLVWSTFIRSLNTLERILSEFSPVMVHGGTEDREAQIERFRRDPDCMVLLSNPATLGEGISLHHQCHDAVYVDRDFAAGRFLQSLDRIHRLGLAPETETRITVLSSEGTIDEVVEQRLSDKLQFMGRILADPAVQQLADLEEEDPVGSGLDLKDLQALMGHLRARAA; encoded by the coding sequence ATGGCGGCGGGAGCGGCTGGACCGAGCCTGTCGATCGAATTCGGCGACAGCGTGACGAAGGCCCGGCTCAGGGCCGGCAGCGGCTACGAGGAAGCCCTCCGGCGGCTCGCTCTGAGGTTCGGGAGCAGCGTGCAGCGGTCGCCTGGAACGGTCGAGATCGAGATCGACGAACTCCTGACGAACCTGGTCGTACTCGCTACCTGGCCTCAGCCGAGCAGCGTGGCGTGGGATCCGCAGCTGGCGGCCCTGGCCACGGATTCGGCCAAGGACGCTCAGACCGTGGCACGCCGCCTCGACCCGGCGACCGACGGCGCCGGGGAGATGGACCCGGCGCAGATCGACAGCGTGCTCGGTCCGGCCTGGACGGCTGATCTGACTTCGTTCCAGCGCAGGGACATCGCCAAGCTCCTGTCGCTGCGGCATGGTGCCAACTTCTCCGTTCCCGGTGCCGGCAAGACCCGTGTCGGCCTGGCGGTCTTCCACGCCCTCCGCCAGGCCAAGGGCGTCGAGCGGCTGCTGATCGTCGGCCCGAAGTCCTGCTACGAGTCCTGGCAGTACGAGAACCAGGAGTGCCTGGATGAGCCGCTGAGCATGGACGTGTTCTCGCGGAACACCTACCCCGCCGCGGATTCGCTCATCGTTAACTACGAGCGGCTCGACGGCGCTGTGAACGAGCTCGGCCAATGGCTGGCGGCCCGGCCGTCCATGCTGCTGCTCGACGAGGCGCACCGCATGAAGCTCGGGGCCCAGGGCACATACGGTGCAGCTTGCCTCGCCCTCGGCCCCCGAGCCCGGCACCGGCTCATCCTGACGGGTACCCCGGCTCCGAACGGCGTCAAGGACTTGGAGAACCTCTTCGGTTTCGTCTGGCCTGGGCACGGACGCCAGAAGGTCGTCCAGGCGGTTGCCGGCGGCGACTTGGCGAAGGCGAGCCAGGTCCTGCGTCCCTTGTTCACCCGCACCACCAAGGGCGAACTCGGGCTGCCGCCGGTGACCACGACGCTGCGCCCGGTGCCGATGCCGCCTCTGCACCAAGAGGTCTATGAGGCGCTCATCGGGCGCTTTTCTGCCCGCGCTGCTGGCCACGAGGGCGACTTCCAGACTCTCGGGAAGATCATTGTCTACATGCTCATGGCCGCGACCAGCCCGGCTCTGCTGTCCGTGGGCACGACGCGGCACGAGCCGCTCGCGTACCAAGTGCCTCCTTTCTCGGTGCCGGAGGGCACCCCGCTGTTCGAGCTCATGCGAGACCTACCGAGCTACGAGATGTCGCCGAAGTACCAGGAGGTCCTGGCGATCGTCGCGGAGAACGCCGCCCACGGCCGCAAGACGCTCGTCTGGTCGACGTTCATCCGGAGCCTGAACACGCTGGAGCGGATACTCAGCGAGTTCTCGCCGGTCATGGTCCACGGCGGTACGGAGGACCGCGAGGCTCAGATCGAGCGGTTCCGCAGAGACCCCGACTGCATGGTGCTGCTGTCCAATCCCGCCACTCTCGGCGAGGGCATCAGCCTGCACCACCAGTGCCATGACGCTGTCTACGTCGACCGGGACTTCGCCGCCGGACGCTTTCTCCAAAGCCTTGACCGCATCCACCGCCTCGGCCTCGCCCCCGAGACGGAGACCCGGATCACGGTGCTGTCCTCGGAGGGAACGATCGACGAGGTCGTAGAGCAGCGTCTGAGCGACAAACTTCAGTTCATGGGCCGCATCCTCGCCGACCCGGCCGTGCAGCAGCTGGCCGATCTCGAGGAGGAGGACCCGGTCGGCAGCGGTCTGGATCTGAAGGACCTCCAAGCACTGATGGGCCACCTCCGTGCCAGGGCAGCCTGA